TCACTAAATCCACCTTCCATCCTTTACTAGATTTATCAATTAACTCACAAACTCGATCCTCAGCTTGTAGAATTTTTACTTGAGACTGCACACAACCAGTAACAGGTTTAGGCAACCATTTATGTCCCCAAATTCTGATATTTCTCCATTCTCAACCCTTATCCTCATTCCTTTCCTAATCACCCCAAAAGCAAACCACACACTCCTCCAAATAAATGAAGGGGATTTACCCAAAGTGGTTTCAAGTAAAGGGATATTCTTAAAATactcatctttaaaaattttggcAACAAGAGAAGTAGGATCCTTCAAcattctccacccttgcttaGCTAGCACAACCAAATTAAAGTCTTCAAGTTGCCTAAAACCCAATCCAATTCCCATTTTATTTTGTCCCAACCTGCTCCACTTCCACCAATGAATTCCATCATCCCTTTTATACTGAGACCACTAAAACTTGGAGAAGAGTTGTTCAATCTCGCCACACAATCTCTGAGGTAGTTTGAATACACTCATCGTGTATGTAGGAATGGCTTGTAAGATAGCCTCAATCAGAATTTCCTTTCCAGCTTTTGACAGAAAACCATTTTTCCAATTCTAAATCCTCTTCCATACCCTCTATTTAAGTCCCCTCAAAGCATTGTACTTTGATCTACCTACAATGGCAGGTAAACCAAGGTATTTCTCATATCTATCACAAATATAGGACCTAGCCTCTTCGTATATTTTACCCCTTACATTCTCCTTTGTGTTTGTGCTGAAGAAAATGGAAGTCTTATGCTTATTAAGCTTCTACCCCAAAGCCTTCTCATAGCAATCAAGGATGTCATACATACCTCTCCACTCATTCAAAGTAGCCCTGCCAAAGATCACACAATCATTTGCAAAAAGTAGGTGATTCACCCTTAACCCCCCCTCACAACAGCAACTCCCCTTATTACACCTTCCCTTCCAGCCCTCAAAAACATTTTACTAAGTCATTCTACacatataagaaataaatatggGGATAGAGGATCACCCTGCCTCAATCCTCTTGAAGGAAAAAATTTATGCCTTGGCCTCCCATTCACTACCATTGAGTAGCTTACTGATTGGACATACAACATTAACAACCTAGTAATCTTCTCCCCAAACCCCAGTCTAATCAACATAGCTTGCAAGAAAGGCCATTCCACATGATTATATGCCTTTGACATATCAATTTTTACAACCATATTAATTACCTATCTTTCCTTTTTGCTTGGACTGCATTAAGTGAAGTAACTCAAAGGCAACCATAATGTTATCAGTAACGAGTCTATCAGCaataaaagcactttgattaTGTGAAATAACAGTATGCAACACCTTTTTCACACGATTAGCAAGGACATTTGATATTAGTTTATACAAGACATTGCATAAATTAATTGGTCTAAACTCCATCACTCTCTTAGGCTCCTTTACCTTTGGTATCAAAGTTATATGAGTATGATTCAACTCTGCCACCATCAATCCCCCATTAAGAAACTTCAAAACCGCCTTACCTATATCATTGCCAATGACACCCCAATGCTTCTGAAAAAAACCAGCCCCAAAATCATCAGGCCCAGGGGATTTCCAAGGTGACATCTACTTGAGAGCCACATTCACCTCTTCCCTTCTAAAAGTTCCTTCTAAACCTCTCCTCATTTCACTAGTGATCTTTGGCTCAATATCACCAATGCACCTTTCAATATCAGTTTCACAAGGGTTACTGGTTGTGTAGACTTCAGAAAAATATTCTCCAAAAGCACCCTCAATTTCTACCTGCTTTCTCATTAAACACCCTTGGGAATTAGTAACCTCAGAgataatattctttttctttctttggtttACATAAGCATGAAAAACTTTTGTATTACGATCCCCTTGTTGCAAACAATGAGCCTTAGCTCTCTGCTTCCACCAAATATTCTCCTGTTCCAGCAATTCATCCAGCTTACTGCTTACCCTTCTTATTTCAGAGATATTTTTAGGCCCCTTCACCTCTTTTAGAATATTAAGTTTACCAGATAAGAGCTTAATTTCAGCCCCTCTCTTTGCAAACTTCTCTGAAGACCATAATCAGAGAGCTTGTCTACATGAATGAAGCCTTCTTTGAACGCTGGATAGTATACCTTTCCCTCCTTCCCCATGCCTCTTCCATGCCCTTTCCACTGTCTCCCCATACTCCTCCTCCTTATCCCAACACATTTCATAACGAAAAATTCTCTTACTTTTCTCATAAGTAAACCTGTTTCTTGAGTAAGTAAGCAGAATAGGTAGGTGATCAAAACACCAAGATACCACAGTCTCCACTTCTACTTTATTAAAAGATCTTCTCCAAACTTGATTGGCAACAACTCGATCTAACCATTCTTTAATAAAAGAACTATCACCATGGCCATTGCTCCATGTATACTTAAGAGCATCCGCATTggtctatgcatatgcatatgtaaagttatatttgcataatatgagcctaaatccatctacattggattatgcatcttcAGATATTTGCATAACTATAAACAGTACctttacatatttgaagatctactattccctctccaaaacatattttattcattatttctctctcattccactctctttctacatattttacctttacatattttagtacgtattttactcattcactctccaaaaactattttactcaaatattttacatatttgaatatcaAACTCGTGCACCTCTCTCTCACAGGTTTTAAGTACATGTATTGGGTGCTAATGGAATTTCTTTGGATGCTAATTACATACATTAACCCAATACATGGAAATTGCAAactctattaaaaaaagaaaagaaaaaaaaagcaaaaaaaaaaaaaataataataattttttattattattttgtcttaaATTTGCATAAGCCAATGTGAGAGTTTTGCTTGTATGGCAAATTGGATCTctaaaagatgtgattttgcatatgcatgaACCAACGTAGATGCTCTAATGCCCCTCCACCCAAGATCACACAATTCCCCATTAGATAAACCATCTCTAAAATCCTCCATCTGCCCCCGCTCCTCTCATTTCCTCCCCATTTCTCCTATTGGGATactatttcattaaagtctcctaGAACACACCATCCCACCTCAGGAGAAGGTTTTAAAATCTGCAATAACTCCTAATAACCCTTTCTCTTAGTGACCTCTCGATGCCCATAAAAGCCAGTCATGAGCCATTTAGAACTCTCTCCTTTATTCTTAACCCATAAACTAATATGCCATTGTGAGTAGTTCCATAGCTCCACTCCCTCTACATCCTTCCACATCATCACCAACCCACCACATAATCGTCTCGATTCCACCACCATACAACCTTCAAAGCCCAATTTCTTTTGCACAACTTCTACTTTCTCAGATCTCAACTTTGTCTCCATAATGAAGATAAAGTCTGTCAACTTTTCCTTTACAAGTCTACAAAGGAACTGAATTGTCCGATGGTTGCTAAGTCCTTGGCAATTCCAACTCAGGGCCCTCATTGATCCTGACAGGGCTGCCTTGCAACACTTGCCAATAATAATAAACCTTCAGAATCACTACTTTCCCTCCTTACTTTCTTAGTATTTACATCTCTACCTTCATCCTCCCTCTCCACCCTACCAATCAATCTCTTATTCCTCTCTGAAACCATCCCCTAACTTTTTGATTTAACCACCTCTCTAGCTCTCCTCTTCCAAGTCTTTCTAACCTTAGTTGTCTTTTCTAGCCCAGATTCCTCAATGCATATCCCCCCTTACAGCTCATAGATTCCTGCCCCTTCACCTCATTAACCTCATCTTCTAACCCAATCTCTCCATCCCcacttttcatattattaatttgCTTCTCTATCACATCCTGCCCCTTTACCAACATTAGCTCCCTTCCATTATCCCACTCATTCCTTTCTTCCTCACTTCCCTTCATTTTCACCACAATTGACTCTCCTTCTTTAGACTTAGTAAAGTCTTCCTTACCCCCAGCAATATCATAAGAAGCACTTTCCTCTCCCTTACTAGTATCTTcctcatttatttttctcttccatgACTGTTTCTCCCCTCCTCCCTTATAGCCTTTTTTCCTAAATCCCCCACCAGCTCTAAACCATGAGTGAAATTGCTCTTGAGAAGACCTTTCATTCCCTAGTCCCTCACCTCCCTTCAAACACCCATTGTCCCCATGAGTCAACCAGCCACATTGAAAACACAGTCTAGGCATTTTCTCATACTTCACACTAGCCCACACATTCTATCCATTCACCTTAATCCACCACCCTCGAACCACTACCTTCTTCAATGGAATTTCCACTCTAACCTATAggaatccccccccccccatcctATATCATTCGCACGTATATCCACATTCATTAATCTCCCTAATGATTCACCAATTAAGTGCCCCTTCTCTTTTATCATACAAAACATAGGCAGATTGTGGATCTGGATCCAGAATAGCTCATGATCAAAGCTCCACTCATTCGGTTGAGCAAAAACATCAAAAACCTTGAGTGCAAACAAATGGTTATCAAATAACCATGGTCTGCCATCCATCACTCTCAACTTATGATCAGCCACTgtatgaaaaaaatcacaaacttattGTCACTAACCTCTTAGAATTCAGCTGGCTTACTGATACGCCAGATCTCATTCATCGTACTTGACAAAATATCCTTGCTAATCGATCTCTCCAGACAGATCTTCCCAACTAGACTACGCTCCCCCTGTTCCCAAGCTTCCACTTCAACAGCTTCACCAACATCGGCAACCAATCTTTCTTCCTCCGATATCTTCTTCCACTGTTCTTCCAAACTCTTCAGCCCACTACCAGCAGACTCATCCATGGTTGCCTCGCACTCACTTTCCTTTCAGTTAGTTATAACTGCTTTCATCACCTCTATttctagagagaaaaatagagaggagACTTCGTATCCCACTTCTTCTGTTATGAGATGTAGTTGTTGAATGGCTTGGTCACTACTATTCtgattatatagtatatagattaatatagatatatagtatatatttgctataaactatatatatactatatataatatagtctctacatatataatttattgtatgtactagtacatatataatatattttagtaactaaaattataaagcttatagtatatactatatatattatctagacgataatagatatatagtacatattattctatatatactaGATATATGGTATCGTAAATAGATTATATGCGTATAGTATAGTGGATGGACTAgtatatacaattatataatttacaGATAAGATGTGCCACAATTGTAAATGGATTATAGTAGATATAtgtctatattatatattgtttgctataatatatagtatatagtataatagtatatatatagtgtatatatatatatattatactatatatgcgAGAGGTAGTATATTAAATAGATGATATGCATATATAGAGTATAGTGTATAGAGTAGTATATAGAATTATtgatgaatattatatagtactaTAAGATAAACTAATTAACTATTTTTAACCATACACCTAATATTCCCcgaagttattatatatatatatatgtgtctGTATTAATCATGATTTTCTCTCTAttgaggacaaaaaaaaaaaaagtgacattTACACGTTAGCTAGAGTTGAGAGATTATTCTTTATCCACCGTCTCCTTTCAGAAAGtactttttttccccttttgtatcttatatatataatatcgttGTTAAATCTGTACTTAAATCAATTTTCAAGAAGGCCGGTGGGGTTTCTCTGgataaataaattgttaaaGAAActttaagagagagaaaagaaatctTCACTAACTAGATTTTACTTGGgataagtattataaaaaaaactgcaGCTGATCTTAGTGCTGAAGAACTTGCTGCATCGTCGAGTTACGATTCAAAGCATTTTAAATTTGGTGCACCAAAGACCGTGCGTGGCCTGTGGTAAAGTTTGACTGGATCATAAATATTTTGTCTAGGGTTACCGTTTTCTATGAACGTGTAGTAATGGCAAACACAGACCATGCAAAAATCACGTAACTGTGACATCACGCGTACGCTAGCTCTTGCTTGGCTTGGCTTCTTTTAAATATTACGGTATTACCGCCCTAATCAATGtcatttttattcttgttgCTTTCCTGGAAAGGTGAAATATGGTCCATCATCTGATCGTATCTGAAAATTTCCTGATTCAGTatcttataacatatatatgtttaCAGTAGTTGGTAGTACGTACTCACTGccatttgtttttttcaaatatcatctATCTAGATTTCGAGCCACGAAGTTGCATCAAAGCATGGGGCCTTGCATTCAACCGGCCATGTGAAGGGTCGAAATTGATAAAATGCAGGACGGCAGTACCTGTCCTTTTGCAGGaaaaaaactctagtttttCAGGTGATTGCCAGTGAGAAAAATACTTATTCATTGGTAGGACCAAAACACAGACACAGAGAAAGAGATCATGATCAGAGACTGATTTTATGATTAATGGTGCTGTGAAATTTTAAAGAGACCGGGTCAATAGGCTAAAAAAAGATTGTAAATAAACCTGCAGGTTTACTTTTCCCATGTAATCAATCAAGTAAATAGGGTAAAACCTAATGCCATCTCAATTCTCAACTTGCACATCTATACATTACGTTGTCATTTGACAAATTGTCCTCAACAGAGGGTTGACCATCATCAATACTGATCTCCCTCCTAATTAAGTTCCACAGTCGGATATTTAAGAGTTTGTTTGAATTAAGAGAAATActctaaaatatataaaataatcttacaatttaataagattgtaaaattactttattataaagtagatctgaTTGATCACATGAACTCAGACATTAATTTATGAGataatttttgtataattcattTGTGCATGTAATActcttaattaatattaatgaccaataaaatatttaattgggATTATATATTGCATCATTGCATGTTTTAAAATTGTGAAATCCAGGCCAAGCAAAGGCAGGAAGGATCTTTgccatgaaaatcaatattaataaagtattctcacatatattcgCTACTACTGTAAGGCTATGCCACAACAttaatgtattaatataatattccATTCTCAACTCAATCAGTTGATCCGCATGTTGATCGCATGCAATCAATCTGACATGAATGTGGGTGATTGTAATGACATGGTCACATGCCCCTTCTGCTCTCACAACTCTCAAAGCCCTAATCTACTAGAATATTGTGTGAAGATTTGACTGTGAAAGTAGTAGTACTATACGTGACCCCTCATTTCTAGGCCAGGCATAGTATTTGAGAATCTGGTAACTGACATAACCCTTTAtttatagtaataaaagtaattaattTTCAGTCCACTATTGCTATTCGAATCAATCCCAATATACAATCCGCAACAATAGTGCAATTCTACATCATTCTTCTTTTTGTGTGTCGAGTCATGAAGACTAGGCCAGTAgtactcactacaagaaaacggCATTTTGCGGCTAATTTATAGcggcgaaaagactattagcaatcAAAATTgattgctaatagtcttttcgccgCTATAAATTAGCCACAAAAGGCCATTTTCCTTGTAGTGACTGCatgctgctatatatatatatatatatatataaagaccctCCTCTAGTCTATATATACGTTTCAGGGCACGTCCATCTTAAAGCTAGGATTAGCATCTGTATCTCTTTGTGCCGTCAAAGAGAAAACATAAAAATGGGTCTCAAGCTTTATGGACTTCCCATGTCCACAAACACCACTCGCGTGATGGCCTGCCTTCACGAGAAGGGTGTAGATTTTGAGCTTGTTCCCGTTGACCTTTTCGGCGGTGAAAACAGGCAGCCTCCTTTTCTGGCAAAGAATGTATGTATAGCAGTGCGTGCATGTTTTATATAtgttctttaatttgttttgatgtagttgttttttgttttgttttttctattaattaaaattgcagCCCCTTGGTCGGATTCCAGTGCTAGAAGATGGTGATCTCACTCTTTTCGGCAAGTTTCTGCTTCTCAAATGTTCTTTTCTCTAGTTTGTGATTAATTACAACTGTATGTTTTGTCGATTGTAATGATGATTGGACTAACCTGAATATACCAGACTTGATATGCAATCACTTTGTGTATTTTGCCTAAAATAACAAATGATGCATGCCACTTTAGgatcaaattattaaaattaaaaaaaaaacttaattatgGTCAATATCATAATTTCTCTTTCACCTAAGATTGACtgcaatatatatttcttgttcATACCAGAATCTAGGGCAATTACAGCATATGTAGCAGAAAAATTCAAGGAAACGGGCACAGATCTCCTTAGGCTCCAAAACCCCAAAGAAGCTGCATTAGTGAAGGTGTGGTTAGAGGTAGAATCTCATCACTTCGACCCTGCAATCACTCCCATTATGTTCGAACATTTCGTGGCGCCAATACTTGGGAAGACTCCTGACCAGGCAGCCATTGACGCCAGTTTGGAGAAGCTCGGAAAAGTTCTCGATGTTTACGAGTCTAAGCTAAGTTGTACCAAATACCTGGCTGGCGAATTCTTTAGCCTAGCTGATCTGCATCACCACGCTTCTACTCATTATTTCATGAAGACTCCATGGGCTTCTTTCGTCAATGATCGTCCTAATGTCAAGGCATGGTGGGAGTGCATTTCTTCTCGACCTGCTTTCATGAAAGTGGCCGAGGGTATGACTTTTGTGGACACGAAGTGAGAAAAATTTAGGTTTGATCTGTTTCCAAGATATTGCTGGaagaacttgaaaaaaaaaattatcttggtTGTTATAATTAAATTGATGATCTCCGTGAAGTACTAgaataaatgatttttgttcTCTCTCGACAATCTCATGCTTTtcttgaaattatatatatctcaTTTGAATTAAGTTTATAGTGCATCATGACAATTAAACATGGGAACAGAGATGATTTTTGCTGCCTAtacttttatgtatttcttGCGTATTAGTGTGATAGGCTAAAACataagttatattaaaaaaaatgacgcagttaatcacattaataaaatatataaaaataattatacataaaaattttattataatatgctTGAAcacagaaaaaattaattaggttAATAGTTTTGatcattttgtttgtttattttattggaaaGGTGACGTTATTAGAgctgtaaataatttttattttattttattattattatttttttaaataagagagctgtatataattaatgctacccataatatatatatgtatatatatagtggatataaattattaaattagagTTGGAAGggtacatttttatttttattttttattttctggagATCATGGAAAGAGCCAGCTTGCAAATCAAAGGAATTAAGATTATGAATTGTTTAAGAAGTAGTATTTCGCTACAAATGTAGACGAACTGATCCTGTATATGCATGCCTACTGAAACGTTTGGGGAACAACCAACACTCTTGAAACTTACTCACGGAACAGATGAGGCCCATACGACAGCGTACGTAGACATCGGATTGGCTGAATTCATCtctaaaatttagttaaaagtATACGCTTTGCATAAAATCAAAACTAGTCAAGATATAATCCTCCATTAgaataatcaaaataataatataatattattttcataataataatttttttaattttttttcatatattttaattataggactaactatatgttaattaataatttaacttttaattaatttattgttttctaagtatttgtttttttaacctaattatccaatacataccacatctatggttCTTGTGATCAGGAATAAGCGGCGGAGCCACGTTGGCCCCtctaaaaatgatattaatctATCATGTATTGGCTCCTCttctaaaaatgattttaatccctctataaaatttaatctaatataaaaatgaaataaataaaacacatctcatataaaataacatacataatttttattataaaaaaattataattataactagtagtatttctaacctcttttcattatctatattgaaagagaatagttaagaattttgatttagattcaatatttgatgattttgtttgtttaaaagaatgcaagttacaattttagacgctctgtattttttttgttcaatgtattgaAAAAATCTATAGAGCAGCCGCTGTTTATCATCAGCCACTGCACACCTGACATGTCAGACCGGGTTCACTAACAATGAACTGGTTCCTTGCCTCACCTCCCCTCTCCCTGAAGCCGTTAGTCCCGTCGTCAATTCGAAAGTATGCTTCGACAGAAACCCCAAACTGCTTCTAGGTTTCCCCTCACATTTCTAATCCAACTTCTTCATTGTAAGTCCCTCTCAACTTTCCTCACAAAACCCttaaccttcttcttcttctctgtgAATCGCAAAAAATCCCCTGATGATTTCAAAAACCCCATATTCTCTAAGTCTTCTACTTCTCAATCGTGGAATATGTTTTCGACAGCAagaccttcttcttcttctctatgATTCTCTCAGTCCCCTCACGTGCATTGTGTCTTCCCCCTCCCTTCATTCCCCTACATTGTGATTTCCCCCATCTCAATCCTACGACCCTTTATCTCAACCCCTTGATAGTGTGAGTCTAGACACTATGAAACTGTGTCCAAAAATCTATGGTGGTGGTGCGGTGGCCAAAGGCAGAGCTAATGGCAGAGGAAGGAAGAGGAACCTGTAGGTTTGTGTGCGTGCGTGGGAGAAGGAGGCGGTGAGGTGGGGGCTCGGTTCGATGGTGGGGGCTCGTTGGCGTAAGGTGGTGATGTTAAGGTGGGCAGTGGCACTGCCAGTCGCGCACGATGgctggctggagaagaagcacACAGTTGATAGGAAAGGGAGAGGCTGTCTGTCGGGTGCAGGggagggaaaagagagagggggaaaaaaaagagaggaaaaagggaagaaaaagaaaagaaaaaaaaaagaaaaaagaaaaaagaaataaatccagGCCTTTCGTCTTGGTGTTTTCAAACTAATCTAACGGTAGAGATTTAAAACACTAGTTTAACTTAAAAACACAAcaactaagtaaaataaaatagtaaaaattaacaataaaaataatttgaaataaagagtcaattaatattagataataaataatgatGAGAATGtgttcattaaaataatttacacaaCTTAGGTAGTAATAACGATAAAAAaccataacaataataataatagcaacaagtttaaaataaaggaacctataaaataattagtaaaataattaagGTCTTGCTGTCAGATATCGCCAAGCCTTACGACGATTTTTGTTGCCGGCGGGATGCTCCACAGACCAAGTTGCTCGGCCACCAAGTGGCAGGCAATCACCTCCATGGCCTGAGATTTTGCTCGGCCACCCATTGGCGGGCAACCACCTCCTCAAATTGAGATCTTGCTCAACCGTTGATTGGTAAAAAATTGTAAGTGCACAATattgtagttttataataaagtgatgaGAAGAGTATTGTCCTCAGAGATAGGTAAGTTACTTTGTCAGAAAGACCGAAATTAAACAAATcttgaatttatttgaaaaagcaCTAAGATCTttgtaattgcaatttgaaataaaatcaattcaaaaaaaatattcaaaggaaaagaaagctgttgttcaaagatcaaattaatgagaaaaagaaCTTCTAGGGAATCGATTTCACTTAATCcatcactatgcttttctcatctaactaattgaatttacttctcttcaagtcctaatttccagCAAACAAAAAGATGTATAAGATTAATACTAgtaccaagatcacataaaactttataaaaaatgaatttctaatagtgcaaggcaaaatGAAATTCCccatatcttttaatttttgaggcaatttcttttgaaaaatagcattgcattcttcagaaagatTTATTGTTTCAAACTTCTCCAACATTCTCTTCTTAGAAATAATGTCCTTCAAGAGTTTGACATAATTTAGCATTTGTTCAAAAGCAtctgcaaaaaaaaatatttatgtgaagtttgttaaaaatatcaaaaaacttagaaaagtgcttatctaatttttgtttttgaaaacattgaGGATAAGTGAGTggaaggaaatgaaattgttggAGGCTTCCCAGTTTCTCCTAATGTATCATCCACAATCTCCtattcttctactttattcttacTCTGATCATTGTTTGGAGCTGTAAGGGTGGACTTGGTTTCCTTTGATGATAACCCATAAATTTCTCTTCCACTTCTAAGTGTGATGGatttgcattgttcctttggattcacttatgtgttgctaggaaaagttCCTCTTTCTTGGGCTTTGATGTCGTGGCTAGTTGctcaatttgcacttcaagattctttatagtggctcccatgttgctacaatgagtcttaATATTGTTCAATCGTGAATCAAtctttttaaatcttgcatCTGTTTCCtcaacaaaggaaaccatggcatcttCAGGTGATATATTCTTCTCACTTGGTTGACTATCAAATCCTAGAGGAACTTGCAGCACATTCTTTATGTTTCCATAAGGTAAACTCTCATGATTTCGAAACCCTGGAtggtagtaatttggcataggattaccacgatagttgtattTACGATTGTTaatgtattgaacttgttcttgactcactTTATTACATGGAACTATTATACTTGTAGCTGCAACATATTCTACACTTTGTGGTATTCTTTGTGTTGTCAAAACTGAAATCTGATGGAATAGAGAaacaacttgagctgaaagggctgttAACGACTCTAGTTCATGAATCCTAGCAACTTTCTTAGTCATAGTTCTTTCAGTTGGGCATGATAGTTGTTTgaagccatttcttccaaaagatagGTAGCACATTCAGTTGTCTTTGATATCAAAGTTTGACCAGAAGACTATGGTCCGAGTTtacccatttaacccattatagaacatctgaattTGCAACCAGTCCGAAAATTCGTGTTGAGGGTAGCATtgaatcaaattttttatacGTTTCCCGTGCTTCATAGAGTGATTCgaaatcatttttcttgaatTGACCAATCTTATTTCTAAGTTGGCTATTTTTGCAAGTGGAAGGAATTTAGCAATAACCTTTTTAGCCATGTCCTACCCACTAGTGATGCTTCTCGATTGTAGATATTGTAGCCAATCTCTTCCCTtatccctcaaagaaaaaggtaaCAATCCCAGTTTAATGATGTCTTCAATAATACCATTGATCTttacagtgtcacaaatctctaaAAATATCACCAAATGAATATTGAG
This genomic window from Carya illinoinensis cultivar Pawnee chromosome 7, C.illinoinensisPawnee_v1, whole genome shotgun sequence contains:
- the LOC122317176 gene encoding glutathione S-transferase F13 is translated as MGLKLYGLPMSTNTTRVMACLHEKGVDFELVPVDLFGGENRQPPFLAKNPLGRIPVLEDGDLTLFESRAITAYVAEKFKETGTDLLRLQNPKEAALVKVWLEVESHHFDPAITPIMFEHFVAPILGKTPDQAAIDASLEKLGKVLDVYESKLSCTKYLAGEFFSLADLHHHASTHYFMKTPWASFVNDRPNVKAWWECISSRPAFMKVAEGMTFVDTK